The genomic stretch agcccgggccgcCGTCCCGGCAGCGTGGGATCCGCTGGCTGCCTCCCGTCGGTAATTGCAGCCTTTGAAAAATTCCTGCTCTCGGGGCAAAGCCAACGGGCTCGCCTTCCAAAGAGCACGCTCCTCTGATGGCGGCTCCCAAATTCCTCTAGCACCTTGGCCAGGGTCCCCACCCACACGCCGGAGTGTGCTGGCACGCCAGTCTCACTCGCACTCCCAccggagctgggctgggaccgGGGGCTGCTcatcccaaaccagccccatAGCGCAGCTGCCTCCCCCCGGCCCTGGGCTGggtgccaggccctgctgagCACCGATGAACTCGGGTGGGGTGTGAGGgtccctccctgctgtcccccggGGCAGCCTGTGTGGGTTTAAGGGGTGGGCGCCCCTTCATTGCCCGTCCCGAAGGAAGGATGCCGCTGTCCTTGCCCATAAAAGCCCCGGGGCCGGCGAGCGGCGCGTGGAGCACCGGGCGGGGGACCCTCGCCACACAATGAGCTCATTGTTTGTGAGGAGGTTATTAAAAATTATAGCATTTAAAATTACAGTGGAGGATTCTTCCTCTTGCTGAAGGGAGcggggggagggaggaagggccCGCGGCCCTGCAAGCCCCTTCGCCGCCTCTGCAGGTCCCAGCCCTGCGatcctgtgccagcacagaccCGCCCCCGGTCCGGGCAAAGCCACCCCATGGATTggggctgctgcctctgtggcACGCTGTCATTGCAGGGACATGGCCATCACACTGCTCCCAACTTGGTGAGGAGGGGTGGGCATTTTCCCAACTTAACCCTGAGGGTGGAGGGAAAAGAGGAACATTTGCTGTGGGGGACACAAAGCTGGCAGGCAGCATCCTGACCTGCTCCAGAACCTGCTGGAAACTGAGCCCCCCCTCAACCAGCGCATCTTGTTGCCTCCTTTCCTCTGCACCCAAGTGGGGTGGCTGTGAGAAGGGTGCTGGggtgctccatcccctcccagcaTGGGGAAGTGAGATGTGGCACAGGGTCAGGGTTTGTGCGCTGCAGGGTCACGGGGTGCCTGCCTGGCCCGGTTCCCCTTTTGGTGGGGTGGTGACAGGCATGGGGGTATGCTGAGAGTGTGTCACCCTGGGAAGTGACAGAGCCACTGGgccaggcagcacagagagcccACGATGAccctgggatggccctggctggaGGGGACACCTTATGCAGCCCCAGCCATGAGCACCCCCCGGGCTCCAGCAGCGCAGGGGAAATGAGTCACCCTGAAAGGAGAAGCGaaggggaggaaagaaaagaaagaaaagctccCTCCGCAAGGGCTCGGAAGGGGCAGTGGGGGCTGGCGGCGGCTGCCTGGCTCCTGGCGGGCACCGGGGAGGGGCTGACCCCGCTCTGGCCGCCGGGATCCATCCCGGGTGCCGCTCAGTCCCGGCCGCGGGGTCGCGCATTGTGCGGGGCCGCGAGCAGCGCTGGCAGCTATTGTTCGGGAGGGACTTGGCATCCTGTGTTTCTTGAAGCTGCAGTTCTGAGAACAATGAGGTTTCCTGAAGGGGCTGGTGGGGGGGAGCAGAGGGCCCTTCCTCTCTTGCGCCCTGCAGGAAAAGTTACTTGGGGGGGAGGGTCCAAGAGGTCCTTGCACCCCTCGGTGCTGTGGCTGGCACAGGTGCCAGGTGGGAGGGAGGTGGCTGTGAGGGCTGGGAGTGCTCTGGGGGTGATGGTTTACAGGTGACAGCTCGGGGATTCTGGCTGCAGTGCCCACTTGCACTGCTATAAACTGGGCTCTGCCCTCATGTCTGGCATCCTACATGGGAGACGCCAAAGGTGGATTCATGTTTTTTGCTTGTTCTCATCCTTTCCGGGCCTATCCCCTCCCAGGCTTGGCTGtcacctctgctcctctcccctgcagccccaggtgaAAGGCCAAGCAGTCAGGGTGCATCTTCCCTCCAAGAAACACAAATtaataacaaaattaattttaaaaaaatgaagccTTTAATTGTTTTAGTTTTAACTTAATGCCATGGTGGGGTTGGGAGGGATGTGGGAGACCTGTGAGGCCCCTGTAGGTGCCCACAAGGGTTGACTGGCAGCTGTATGCccctgtcccagtccctgaggtGCCACCTGGACCTCCCACACCAGGAAtatcccagggctgtgtgtggggagGGGCCCAGGGGAGATGCCTGGCTAGGATGAAACGTTTCGGTGCAGGCGAGTAATAAACAATTGTCTCTGTGCTCTATTTATAGAGGCTGAGTGCAGGATTAGttgtggggttatttttggagcagctgaaggcagTTGCTGGACGGCGCTTCTGAGCTAATCAAGCAAACATTTTCTGTCTCGCCTGTGCACAGGCTGTGTGTTCCCTGTCCCCCCTCCCAGCAAGGCTGAAACCTGGGCTGGAGTGCCAACCCCCTGTGTGATGGGCTTGTCTCAGGCATCCTTGgatgctgccctgctgctctggttcAATTTGTACCTCAGTCAGTTGCCTGACCAGTCCCTGAGCACCTGGGGGAAATGGGGACCAGCAGCTGTACCCCGAGCTGGATGGGGGTGACAGCTCCTCCTCTACACACAGCACTGACCTTgtgccaccccagcagtgctgtgtccatGGACACACAGCACCACGGGCATCCTTGGCCCTGCAGCTGATggctccctgtcccccagctgtcccctcctcaccagcccttccccatcccctttGCTCAGAGCCTTCCTGACCTCTGTCCCTCTCCACAAGCCAGGCTGCACGGCAGGCTGTGCATTTGTGAGAAGTTGCCTTCCCACCTCCTCcatcatttttttcccccctgctttttcttttctccttttcaagCCCCAGAGGTCACTTGTAGCCCCGTCCCCTCCCATTGAGGCTCCGGGCTGTCCCCACCAGCCCCGGCTGGGGACCTGAGCAAACAGGGCTGGGTTAACCAGTGCAGCTGTATGCTAATGACTGCTGCCCGCTTAACTCTGCTCGCTGAGTAAAGTCAACCCCACTATTGTACCCAGCTCCTCAAACAAGCCACAAAACCCCAGCGCGCTCCCGGCTGCGGGGTGGCACCCAATTTCCAGCTCACTTGTAATTCATCATCCCCAGCGCTCCATCGTCcccctctgctgcctcctgccttcCCCCCCAGCCCTTTTGTCTTTCCTCCTTTGCCCTTTTGAGCACGTCTGGTTTTTAATAGCGCTTGGCAGCTGGTTGTGGTTTCTCTCCTCCAGCTTTGTTTGCTGCCCGCTGATTGATGGCGATGCCTTTCCCACCCCCTGCTCTCTCCTCCTGCTTCTCgtccttccccaaatcccaggcccagagcagcccctccagTCCTCCTTCCTGGGTGACATATGCCAGGAATTAGCTGTGTAAATAGAGGAGTGCAGCCGGGCAGGCAGCTCAGGGGCCCGGGGAGGAGGTCGGGCGCTGCCTGGCACCGAGGGAttgtgctgggatgggcagtGAGGAACCATCCCCTCCTCGGTGCTCATTGGCACCATCTCAGCCCCCTTGGGTAGgacacagggagcagagaggagctgtgggggcATTGTGCAAGTGGCCAAGGACAGGCACGTGCTGTTGACACAGGTGGGGACGCGGTTGGAGCCGGCGCCAGGGACAAACACACCTGCCTGGGCGGCTGCTGCGGCGCCACGCGCGCCGGCTCAGCTCTGAAATCCCTGCTCAGATCAGGCTCTGCACCTGCTCCCCTGCGTGCCCCTGCCTCCcctggtgctggggacagcccctgTGGCCCCCAACacctccctgccagctgctccatgCTAAAGGCAACAGGATGGGGATGCTCCGTGCGGGGTTTGCTCCCAAGGGGAGCTCAGCACCCAGCCTGgtctgcagctggggctgttgtGTGGCTGCTTGGCTCTCCAGTGCCACTCGGGGTTTTGGCAAGGGGGAGGAAGTCACCACCAGCTTCCTGGAGGAGCTGTtcccaggtgctgcccagggccACATGGTCTCAGCCCCTCGGTCTTCAGAGGTGCCTCGTCTTCTCTTTCAGACCTTCATCTTCACTGAcggggaggatgaggagctgaAGAAGCAAGCACGTGAGTCTGTGGCTCTTGTCCCTTTGTGTGTGTGACCTGGCCAGGTCTCCTGAAAAGCTCCCACCTGTGGAGCATGGTTGGTGTGGGGTTTGCCCTGGGAACTCTGAAAAAATCCTTACCACAGGAACATTAGTTGAGAATGACACAATTTGTTTCACTGATGATGCCTAAACACCCTCGGCCTGGGAGCCCCATCTGGGGGCAGCTTTacttcccagccagcccagcccatcccctACATGGTGGGGATCACAGTAACCCCACTTTTAATCCCACTTTTTGCACCACTTTATCCCTGGTTTGAGCTGGGGTTGATGGCAACACCAACAGGGTTTCGTGGGAGCATTTTCTGGGCTAGGGTCATTGTGTTCTATTCTCCCCATGCAAATGACTCCTTTTCAGGCTGGGAAGTGATTACCTTTGAGCTGGGCAAGCAAAATAGGGCAGGGTTTTTGCCACCATGTCTTGGGGAAACTCAGAGCTCACAGACATCCCCTCACCCCCAAGGTGGCTGGTGCACCCTGGGCAAGGTGATGTGGAGTAGCATCATGCTTAAAACGTGGATAGGGCTGCTCTAGAGTGCATCTGCAGCACCCACATTCCTTAAtcatcccttcccttctctcacGTGGACAAAAAAGacattcccccaaaaattcatcaTTTGCCCAAAGCACCATAGCATGTGGGTCACTGAGCATCACCCATGAGTTTCCATccccctggcacacctgggacatgAGTGGTGAAGCGTCACCGTTTGAGTGTGTGGGGAGGTGTGGGATGCACCAATGGGCTTTGAcccctctttttcccctgcagGAAATGTCATCAACACCAACTGCTCAGCTGCCCACAGCCGCCAGGCGCTGTCCTGCAAGATGGCCGTGGAGTACGACAAGTTCATCGAGTCCGGCAGAAAGTAAGcggctgctctgggggaggaCAGGGATAAAGGGGGGCAGGATGGTGCAAACAGAGACCATTTGTGTATTTGGGATTGGGGTCTGGGCAGCTGGCCCGGGTGGGTGtgacactgctgtcactgcaggtgGTTCTGCCACGTGGACGATGACAACTACGTGAACGTGCGGATGCTGGTGAAGCTGCTCTCCAGCTACCCCCACACACAGGACATCTACATCGGGAAGCCCAGCCTGGACCGGCCCATCCAGGCCACGGAGAGGATCAGTGAGAACAAGATGGTGAGCCTGGGGAGAGTTTGGGGGTGGTTTAATTTGGGCTGTgtgcagaaggagctgttgtCTCACTGCGTTCGTTCCCCTCTCTCGCAGCATCCTGTGCATTTCTGGTTTGCCACGGGTGGAGCAGGGTTCTGTATCAGCCGGGGGCTGGCACTGAAGATGAGCCCTTGGGCCAGGTAAGAGCATTGGTGTTGCTCTCCCATGGGGCCTCCTCATggtccccagggcacagagaggtGACATTTTTGGGGATGGGTGTTGGACCACGTCCCACAACCTTTCTCTCTTTGCCTTCTGGGGGTGTCTGCAGGGAGCTTGGAAACAAGCTGGGAAGGGCTTCAGTTCCCCAAAGTGACTTTTAATCAGAGCTGGGCACCCACTGGCCCAGCCCAGAATCCTGCAGGGTGCCCACATCCCCCGGGCtttgctcctctgcagcccctctctgTCTCCCCGCAGTGGGGGTCACTTCATGAGCACTGCAGAGAAGATCCGCCTGCCGGACGACTGCACCATCGGCTACATCATCGAGTCTGTGCTGGGCGTGAAGCTCATCAGGAGCAACCTCTTCCACTCCCACCTGGAGAACCTCCACCAGGTGCCCAAGTCGGAGATCCACAAACAGGTACCCCAAGTTGTCACCTAAAAATTGGGCATTGTGGCTAAGATATTGATTCATATGTGACCAAAAcagcagaggggaaaagctCCATGCCTGTGGGGTGATGCAAAGTGTCACTGGAGGCTTTGGGAAATGGGGTGAATTTTGCAGCTCCCCTTTCCTCTGCTTGATCCTTACGGCCATGTCGGCCACTTCACCCCTCTGTGCTTGCCCCCCAGGTGACACTGAGCTACGGCATGTTCGAAAACAAGCGCAACTCCATCCACATGAAGGGAGCCTTCTCTGTCGAGGAGGACCCATCCAGGTGAGCTGGGGCTCCCTGTCCCCCCAAACCTGGATGTTGTGGGGTGCCACCATCCCATGCTCAGCTTTGCTCCTCTCCCCCTCAGGTTCCGCTCTGTGCACTGCCTGCTGTACCCCGACACGCCGTGGTGCCCCACCAACATGGTTTACTAGGAGGCGCACGTGCCCTCCAGCCTCGTCCCGCGTTTCCCCGGTATCTGACGGGCGCGCGGGACCTGCGTGCGGGTGTGTCGCTCCGGCCTCGCCGCCGGgcggacagacggacggacggacgtCGTTGCTGTGGTATTGCACAGTGTGTGTGTACTGAAGGCTGCTGTGCGGCCCCttgagccctgccctgcctgcctcgCTGCCTGCTCGGCCGGGAGGGCGCAGAGGGACGGGAATGAGCACTTACCCACGGGCACCGCGGCTGGCACGCCCCACGCCATGCGTGGGCAGCGGCCGCAGCGCGGGGCCCTGCCCCACCCCGGCCTTGCTTCTCCTTGATGGTTgttgtttcttatttttcctttcaaatgttaagttttttttggtgtgttctCCCCTTTTTTGCATCTTCCCCCCCAACCCGCTCCTGTAACCCCTGACCCAGCCCATCCTCTCTCCCAGTCCCAAAATCTCAGCAGCGAAGCTCTGGCTCCCAGTTTGGATGAGGGGTCCCTGTGAGTTCTACAGGCACAGGTGGGCAGGGGAAGCCTCTGGCCATGGCAGTGGCTCCTCCAGGGTCCTGCAAAGCTGCTGGGTGCTCCACAGCCTCACTGGAGGGAGACAGTGGGGTGGCTGGGAGATGGTGTTGGTGTTAACTCCATTTCCCAGAGCTCCCCCCCACACGGGTGAAGTGTTGCTGGCAGCATTGGTGGGTGAAATATTTAGAGACCGGTGTAAAGACTTTCTATAAATTGGGCATGGGAGGAGGGATtttccagagctgccacagtgGGGTGGGCGCTGTGTTTGTCCAGGGTCTCCCTCCAGTGCTGCTcgagcagccctgcagctctgcaaggaACACCTCGAGGTCTGCCCAGGCTGTGTGGGTGTCCCCTGTGGGGCCAGAGCATCCTCCagccttgccctggctgtgggtgctgtcCAGGAGGCAcctgccacaggcaggcagCATCTCCAACCCTCCCATTGTGCTCTCCCTCTTGGAGAGGGATTTatccagggagggagagggaccCTGCATCACCCAAGAGGTGCCCTGCCTGCCAACATCAGCCCTCTCTGCCCCTGGGCTGAACCAGAGCTGAACATTTCCACCTTGAAGCTGAGTGAAAATAGCCCATAATGGGTGTGTTGTAAATATGTTATTGAGCCAgtattttttttactgtgccttttttttttaagaaaaaaaaaaaacacattgaGAAATATGTagattttaaatgctttttatacattttctgtggatcagaaaaagaaaaatccccgACCTTTGATAATCtgtttaaggaagaaaaaaaaattttttttgcgATGTCTTGTAACTATCACTTACCTTAATTTATATGTTCCAGTATCTGGAATGTCACTCTGTGCTTTCTGTACCTAGGATGTGTTTAAGGCAATAGCTGTGGGGAGGGGAACCGGCATGGACAGTGTGTTCTCAGGGACCTGAACCCGATCGCTGCCACGGGGTTCCCGTGGGAGCGGTCACCAATAAAGTGGCTTTTTTTGCTGACCACAGTCACCTGCTCCCGGCTCCGGCGTCTCTTTATGGATGTGCTGCCCCGAGCAGCCCTTGATCCCCCGCAGATGTTATCACCTCTGGCCGAGCTCTCAGGGATGCTCTGaggaggggctgctcctccatccccGTTTTTCCCACGGGTACCGCGATCCTGCTGGCCATTTGCATCCCGGGGTGTGaggctcctctcctccttccccttcccaaaaGGCTCGCACAGGCTTTGGCACCTCGGGGCCGGTTTTTCCCAGGCTCGGGGGCGGGAGGGAGGCGGTGGGGATGAGGTGAGAGCCGGTTGTTAGCAGGGTGTTGTTAACAGCCGGCGGGCAGGCGTGTGCGTGGGAAGCTTGGAGGAGCCCCTTCCCCCTGCCCGGCCctcccctcagcctctccaCCACAGTTTCAGCCGACACTGAGCATCCACCTGCCAGAAACAAGCCCCAGCTTTCATGGCTGTGGAGACAGCCCGAGATCTGCCCCACTCCCCAAACCAGTCCTGGTGGTGCCACTGGTACCAATTTCCACCTGCGCcaccccctcctccctgccctcctgcacagccagcacactcttttctccttctccttctccttctccttctccttctccttctccttctccttctcttctcccct from Ammospiza caudacuta isolate bAmmCau1 chromosome 17, bAmmCau1.pri, whole genome shotgun sequence encodes the following:
- the LFNG gene encoding beta-1,3-N-acetylglucosaminyltransferase lunatic fringe, whose amino-acid sequence is MLKSCGRKLLLSLVGSMFTCLLVLMVEPPGRPGLARGEAGGAQRALQSLGAAAAVAPPAAQGPPGLRSFADYFGRLSRARRELPPAPPSPPRPPAEDISPRDVFIAVKTTKKFHKARLELLLDTWISRNRDMTFIFTDGEDEELKKQARNVINTNCSAAHSRQALSCKMAVEYDKFIESGRKWFCHVDDDNYVNVRMLVKLLSSYPHTQDIYIGKPSLDRPIQATERISENKMHPVHFWFATGGAGFCISRGLALKMSPWASGGHFMSTAEKIRLPDDCTIGYIIESVLGVKLIRSNLFHSHLENLHQVPKSEIHKQVTLSYGMFENKRNSIHMKGAFSVEEDPSRFRSVHCLLYPDTPWCPTNMVY